GTCGTCAGAGCCGTTGTAAATGCGAATTCGGTATTTTTCACGTCCGAAAATACCTTCATTTTTGTCATAAATGGCATGATCATGTACACCGTCAAAGTAGAGGCTTCGAATATTGTAGCCCTCTGTTGTTAGTGCGTGTTTGTCCATGGGCATTACTTGCGAAATACGTGAAACAAGCGGGGCCATTTCGAAATAATTGATATAGTATTTCATTTCATGTCTAAATTTTTTGTTAAACATATTCATTAGGGTACCTCCACTTGAATTGTTTGGAAATGGTTGACACCGTCATCATCTAAATACAAATCAAAGGCTGCATTCGTATGACCTTGTTCGTCTTTTACAGTGACCGATAAATAATACGTACCTGGTTGTAATTCAGGTACTTTCATTTCGGTTTCACGTAAATCGTGCGCATCGGCGACAATATCCGTAAGTGCTGGATCTCTCGCGACGACAGCAGAATAGTAAACGATATCTCCTTGTAAATTGAACGATGGTTGCCAAGAGAAAATATGGTGGTTATTTTCAAGTAGTACTTCAGCGTGCATATAAAATGGTTTTGGTTTATCTAGATCTTCATAGTAACGTAAAAGTGCTAGTTTTGGTGTAGCGATGATTTCGTCCAATTCTTGTTGTAAGTTTTCGACTTTTCCACTTAGAAATTGGACATCTGGCATTTTTTCAATATAGCGATAGCTTTCTTCGTATTTGGCTAACTGATTTTCAACAATCTCCTCGTTAATATAATCAGCGTAAACTTCTTCAAGCTTTGCAGTAAATTTGTCGACATTCACTTGGTCCCGGAAATAACGGTTGAGTAAAATATTTCCCCAGTAGTTACTAATACCAGCTTGATACGGGCGAATGTTCTCGGTTTTGCGTCCGAGGTTCCAGCCATCATCATAATCCCAAGGGAGAATGAGCCATTTATGAATATTAAGAGGCGAATAGATATAAAAGTTATTCGCATCTGTATCCATATTGTCCATTAAAATATTGACCGCAAGCCAAGTTAAAAGATTTTCCTCATCGAAATGATGTGCGATAACATCGTTTATTGGAATTTCATAGTTGTTCACATCATTTAGCATTTGAATGAGCTTGTCATGTTCTTCACGACCTTTAATTTCGAGTATCGATTCAAATTCATTTTTGTCATACAACGGATCGGTTTCGGACTTAATTTGTTCAGGATAACGACCAAATTCGAAAAACGTTACTTTATATAAATAGCCGTTTGGATCAAATAGGTGGTTACGTAAAAACTTTTTGTTTGGCTGTTCGACATGTGTATACAAACCGTAATCTTCATAGACAGTAGAACCAACAGTCGTATCTTTTACATATAAATGAATGAATTGGGTGCGCAAGCTAGAGACGTTCGGAATCGATTCCATTAAGTCGAAGCTTAATTTGTTGCGTACTTTTGTCATGTCTTTAAAATGCTTGTTTAAGTTAATTGTTGTTTGGTCATTCCACGTGCCCGCGCTATCAAGTAAGTTAATTTTGTACGATTTTTGTGGCTGATTACGCGCGGTATTACCTCGTAAACTGATTTTGGCATTCGCTTCGGTTGTGTCAAAGCCAAACATGCCACTTTGAATACCACCGCCATTTGGCAATCCTTCTTGTAAGATGATTTTTAAATTGTCTTCACTAAAACGTTCAATAATTCGATTCAAGCCGTACCAATCTAAAGTGGGTTGTTTGCTATCAGGTAATACCGTCATATAAAGGGTTTTTATTGTTGCATCATGATCACGCTCGTAAATGCGCTTATCGTCAATTGTGATGAAGTTATTTACGATTTGGTTTTCTGATATCGGCGGCGTGTTCAAGTTTGCATTAGCCAGTTCGTCACTTTTGGCATCACTACAGCCGACAATAAAAATCAATGCAATTAACGAGAAAAAGCGTAAACTTTTTGGTGATAATGCTTTGAACTTTTTCGGTGGGCTAAGCGTTTGAACAGGTTGTGGGCAATAGGTGAAATAATCAATATTTTTTGTAATGTAAGATAAGCGTAATAGTACGGCACATAAACTAATAAATGCTGCGATAAATAATCCCATCCCGTGAAGTGCTAATTGCATCGAAAAATACGTACAAGTGGCACAGAGTAGTACGAATACACCAGATAAAATAAGAATTCCTTTACGATCATCGAAGTACATTAATAGATGAAATGCCACGAACATTAAAATAAAGAAAAAATAAGCTAAACAAAGGGTAATAAAGACGTCGAGTTGCTCCATAGTGAACCCGATTTTTGATAAATATAAAATACCTACCGCGATGGCAAGTGCTGTAAAGAGTAATTGAACTTCTGCTAAAAAGCCCATGCGTTTTATTAAGACTCTTTGCATTTTTTTCTTCGCCGTTTGCACACTTTCGTAAGTGCCACCTTCCGTAATGTTTTTGTAGTAGCTTAAAAAGCGTTCATAAAAATCAGTTTCAATAATGACAACAAAAAAGATTAATGATGGTAAAACCGATAAATAGGCATAAAAGACGGGCACATCATAAAAGGGCATTAAATAATACTGTCCGGCTACAATAGTTGGTGAATCCGATAAAAACCAATAGACTAAATTGTGTATATAGACGCCTGAATAAAG
The sequence above is a segment of the Solibacillus sp. FSL H8-0523 genome. Coding sequences within it:
- the pelG gene encoding exopolysaccharide Pel transporter PelG, which encodes MAGIGFELRKLYRKQGLVNSLQAYAYSTMTTIGPMILCLILVFVQQILMKQHGVTFLENELFIATLAYCFVFSIILTSGITLLITRYIADCIYEKNYTYILNAYYGSLFFVLPVAAIIAGIFLFSLDESFFYKAVAYLFFVELVVIWTQNVFMSALKDYKRIFRSFAFAVLLSIIVSFLLFKLTTLSPVIIALLGMDVGFASIIIFSAFHFEHVFPSSQNNRYFAYFSIAKRYPSIFISGVLLYSGVYIHNLVYWFLSDSPTIVAGQYYLMPFYDVPVFYAYLSVLPSLIFFVVIIETDFYERFLSYYKNITEGGTYESVQTAKKKMQRVLIKRMGFLAEVQLLFTALAIAVGILYLSKIGFTMEQLDVFITLCLAYFFFILMFVAFHLLMYFDDRKGILILSGVFVLLCATCTYFSMQLALHGMGLFIAAFISLCAVLLRLSYITKNIDYFTYCPQPVQTLSPPKKFKALSPKSLRFFSLIALIFIVGCSDAKSDELANANLNTPPISENQIVNNFITIDDKRIYERDHDATIKTLYMTVLPDSKQPTLDWYGLNRIIERFSEDNLKIILQEGLPNGGGIQSGMFGFDTTEANAKISLRGNTARNQPQKSYKINLLDSAGTWNDQTTINLNKHFKDMTKVRNKLSFDLMESIPNVSSLRTQFIHLYVKDTTVGSTVYEDYGLYTHVEQPNKKFLRNHLFDPNGYLYKVTFFEFGRYPEQIKSETDPLYDKNEFESILEIKGREEHDKLIQMLNDVNNYEIPINDVIAHHFDEENLLTWLAVNILMDNMDTDANNFYIYSPLNIHKWLILPWDYDDGWNLGRKTENIRPYQAGISNYWGNILLNRYFRDQVNVDKFTAKLEEVYADYINEEIVENQLAKYEESYRYIEKMPDVQFLSGKVENLQQELDEIIATPKLALLRYYEDLDKPKPFYMHAEVLLENNHHIFSWQPSFNLQGDIVYYSAVVARDPALTDIVADAHDLRETEMKVPELQPGTYYLSVTVKDEQGHTNAAFDLYLDDDGVNHFQTIQVEVP